Proteins encoded within one genomic window of uncultured Draconibacterium sp.:
- a CDS encoding lysoplasmalogenase, translating into MKTDEINTNSLYLLLIIPVVSAILALCHFGFFFKSGSCGAGILILLLLYFRQLSKATDIVFLMSAFLFSIIGDWFLSNKNGSSSMFIYGIAFYLFAHLGYWFYSIQNGRIRWSFTLVLLGVFLVFFGTVLYPSIGSNTLRVSVLGYLIISCISLGAAVGLKSTGIEKWTYIVGIFLILLSDTIIALNEFVGFKEFNFLILPTYYLAHFSILLSLIRRKVLELAIINRNSFLST; encoded by the coding sequence ATGAAAACAGATGAGATTAATACAAACAGCTTATATCTTTTGCTAATTATTCCTGTTGTATCTGCAATTCTCGCTCTTTGCCACTTTGGTTTTTTCTTTAAATCTGGCTCTTGTGGGGCAGGGATTTTAATTTTATTGCTGCTTTATTTTCGTCAGCTTTCCAAAGCAACAGACATCGTCTTTTTAATGTCAGCATTTTTATTTTCGATAATCGGAGATTGGTTTCTGTCAAATAAAAACGGTAGTTCAAGCATGTTTATATATGGTATTGCATTTTACCTTTTTGCGCATTTGGGCTACTGGTTTTATTCAATTCAGAATGGCCGAATTAGGTGGAGCTTTACTTTGGTTTTATTAGGTGTCTTTCTCGTTTTCTTTGGCACAGTTTTGTACCCTTCAATTGGTAGCAATACGTTACGGGTATCGGTGCTGGGGTATCTGATAATATCCTGTATTTCGCTAGGAGCTGCCGTTGGGCTAAAATCAACTGGAATCGAGAAGTGGACTTATATAGTTGGAATTTTCCTGATTCTGCTTTCTGATACAATAATTGCTCTTAATGAATTTGTAGGATTTAAAGAGTTTAATTTTTTGATATTGCCAACCTATTATCTGGCACATTTCTCTATTCTTTTATCCTTGATAAGGAGAAAAGTACTGGAATTAGCAATAATTAATAGAAACAGTTTTCTGTCAACATAA
- a CDS encoding metallophosphoesterase, producing MKTTVKQFIFLTLVSLLCLIGHAQNSFNLEFVVEPYLQDVTDSSFTVMWETSLPCKGQLYIATASHHVLRPELQPTVSEKEEKVLHKLSVESLSPEELYFYQIVNVNDGDTLKSSTIRLTLPDYSQSLVSFTVVGDNQGNDQCWERINQLMEEECPSFIVHCGDLVSYGPNKDDWTDEFFKPGKGLLSYTPLYPAIGNHEMNDEKFYQYFNLPYDDAFYTIKKGNLRVIFIDTNKDVMEGSFRYKRLEQTLANCKEQWKIVVHHHPVFTSNIGAYRSSLQATSDKGDPNIPQLKKLYETYGVDIVFSGHVHGYERTFPVRKNHMDEENGVTYIICAGGGGRFNPVSTHKEWFAKELQNRNFFLNMNIVGNKLSLEAIDTSRIVFDSWTKEKTMGEKVLNVPLINSTQKYFIDSTNVFIKNTNDCGIVNYRMNDENYEALFDENTMLKLKNTTTVSALVSSSGSKSREAVKTFIKLSVLKNQKKSERLKAEYYDESFTMIPDFEKLTPQQTFYPDSISNEALTPKDKHHFAMRYTGSFSVHETDVYRFTMESFDGSRLIIDGQEFINNNGVHYEITKQAFVALEKGIHHFEVKYFDFVRRKTLKIKIGSQSEDMENFNNYIDKSTRK from the coding sequence ATGAAAACAACAGTTAAACAATTTATATTCTTAACACTCGTTTCACTCCTTTGCCTGATAGGACACGCACAAAACTCTTTTAATTTAGAGTTTGTCGTTGAACCCTATTTGCAAGATGTTACCGATAGTTCTTTTACTGTTATGTGGGAGACTTCTTTACCTTGCAAAGGACAGTTATATATCGCAACAGCAAGCCACCATGTATTACGCCCCGAATTACAGCCAACTGTATCGGAAAAAGAAGAAAAGGTGTTGCACAAACTTTCAGTTGAAAGCTTAAGTCCGGAAGAGCTTTATTTCTATCAGATTGTAAATGTCAACGATGGAGATACGCTGAAAAGTTCAACCATACGACTTACGTTGCCTGACTATAGCCAGTCATTAGTTTCATTTACAGTTGTTGGAGATAACCAGGGGAATGACCAATGTTGGGAACGGATTAATCAACTGATGGAGGAAGAATGTCCTTCTTTTATTGTTCATTGTGGAGACTTGGTTTCATATGGTCCAAATAAAGACGATTGGACTGATGAGTTTTTCAAACCAGGGAAGGGGCTACTTAGTTATACTCCTTTATATCCGGCAATCGGAAATCATGAAATGAATGATGAAAAGTTTTACCAGTATTTTAATTTGCCATATGATGATGCTTTTTATACAATAAAAAAGGGAAACCTACGGGTTATTTTTATCGATACCAATAAGGATGTTATGGAGGGGTCGTTTCGCTATAAAAGACTCGAACAAACCCTTGCAAATTGTAAAGAACAATGGAAAATAGTAGTACACCATCACCCTGTTTTTACATCAAACATTGGTGCTTACAGAAGTTCTTTGCAAGCTACTTCAGATAAAGGGGATCCTAATATTCCTCAATTGAAAAAATTATATGAGACGTATGGAGTTGATATTGTTTTCTCTGGCCACGTTCATGGGTATGAAAGGACTTTTCCTGTTCGTAAAAATCACATGGACGAAGAAAATGGGGTTACCTATATTATATGTGCCGGAGGAGGGGGACGGTTTAATCCTGTTTCAACTCATAAAGAATGGTTTGCGAAAGAACTTCAGAATAGAAACTTTTTCCTGAATATGAACATTGTTGGTAACAAGTTGAGTTTAGAAGCGATTGATACTTCCCGAATTGTATTCGATTCCTGGACAAAAGAAAAAACGATGGGAGAAAAAGTTTTAAATGTCCCTTTGATCAATTCGACACAAAAGTATTTCATTGACAGCACTAATGTTTTTATAAAAAATACAAATGATTGCGGAATAGTAAATTATCGAATGAACGATGAAAATTATGAAGCATTATTTGACGAAAACACAATGTTGAAGTTGAAAAATACAACAACTGTTTCAGCCTTAGTGAGCTCTTCTGGTTCAAAAAGTCGAGAAGCTGTAAAAACATTTATCAAGCTTTCAGTTTTGAAGAATCAGAAAAAATCGGAGAGGTTAAAAGCAGAATATTACGACGAATCGTTTACAATGATTCCTGACTTTGAAAAACTCACTCCCCAGCAAACTTTTTATCCAGATTCAATATCGAACGAAGCACTTACTCCAAAGGATAAACATCATTTTGCAATGCGTTATACCGGAAGTTTTTCCGTACATGAAACAGATGTATATCGTTTTACCATGGAATCGTTTGATGGGAGTCGTTTGATTATCGACGGGCAGGAATTTATTAATAACAATGGAGTTCATTACGAAATAACAAAACAAGCTTTTGTTGCATTAGAAAAAGGAATTCACCATTTTGAGGTTAAATATTTTGATTTTGTTAGGCGAAAAACCTTGAAGATAAAAATAGGTTCTCAGTCAGAAGACATGGAAAATTTTAATAATTATATTGATAAGAGTACCCGAAAATAG